A portion of the Osmerus mordax isolate fOsmMor3 chromosome 22, fOsmMor3.pri, whole genome shotgun sequence genome contains these proteins:
- the LOC136965982 gene encoding MSL complex subunit 3-like — translation MNSRGIKFKFHKGEKVLCFEPDPTKAKVLYDAKVVDIVIGKDERGKRVSEYLIHFNGWNRSWDRWAAEDHVLRDTDENRKLQRKLARKAVARMRRKGWGKRRRCLPGVESALKTLTEEEKEDCEDTCLISSSDHSDEDNSEDPESLKSEESDSSEDLDKMEDQEAHAKREGEDKTINIDIPEVLKKKLEDDCYYINKRKKLVKLPCQMNIVNILESYVKHFAINAAFSANERYRHAQSSAQASVSPHYVPPEKNEELCKEMVDGLRITFDFTLPMILLYSNEHAQFKKVSSSKFFLPIRDNTTSSSKTLRERTPSPTGHNPSTPQSTDSQPALSEASTATTPKRRRCPDSDAPQSLRRSTRHTSGGDRLAEGGSGSATASPQPKRRLADTPAQLPKFFLNLEKKTPVHSGSSSPLPLTPSKEGSGVFSGLESRRNNELNEVLSWKLTPDNYPQSDQPPPPSYLYGSQHLLRLFVKLPELLGKMHIPEKNLRALVKHLELFLRFLAEFHEDFFPESAYVSASEAHYNMKHPRPVY, via the exons ATGAACTCGCGGGGAATTAAATTTAAATTCCACAAAGGAGAAAAGGTCTTGTGTTTCGAACCTGATCCAACGAAGGCCAAAGTACTGTATGATGCAAAA GTTGTTGATATTGTAATTGGTAAGGATGAGCGTGGTAAAAGAGTCTCTGAGTACCTGATTCACTTCAATGGTTGGAACCGAAG TTGGGATCGCTGGGCTGCAGAGGACCATGTGCTCAGGGACACCGACGAAAACCGCAAATTACAGAGGAAACTGGCTCGCAAAGCTGTGGCGCGCAT gaggagaaagggatgggGGAAGAGACGTCGCTGTCTGCCTGGTGTTGAGTCAGCTCTTAAAACCCTTactgaagaggagaaggaagactgTGAGGACACAT GTTTGATTtcatcttcagaccacagtGACGAGGACAATTCTGAGGACCCTGAATCTTTAAAAAGCGAGGAAAGCGACTCCTCCGAGGATTTAGACAAGATG GAAGACCAGGAGGCTCACgccaagagggagggggaggacaaaACCATCAATATTGACATCCCCGAAGTTCTGAAGAAGAAGCTGGAGGATGACTGCTACTACATCAACAAGAGAAAGAAG TTAGTGAAGCTCCCATGCCAGATGAACATAGTAAACATTCTGGAATCCTACGTGAAGCACTTTGCTATTAATGCTGCCTTCTCAGCCAATGAGAGGTATCGGCATGCTCAGAGCTCCGCCCAGGCCAGCGTCAGTCCTCACTACGTTCCTCCCGAAAAGAA TGAGGAGCTATGTAAGGAGATGGTGGACGGACTCCGGATCACCTTCGACTTCACCCTTCCCATGATCCTCCTCTACTCCAATGAGCATGCCCAGTTTAAGAAAGTCAGCTCCTCCAAGTTCTTCCTCCCTATACGAGACAACACCACCAGCTCCAGCAA GACCCTCCGCGAACGCACCCCCAGCCCCACGGGCcacaacccctccaccccccagtccacaGACAGCCAGCCTGCCCTGAGCGAGGCCTCCACCGCCACCACCCCCAAGCGCAGGCGCTGCCCCGACTCGGACGCCCCCCAGTCCCTGCGGCGCTCCACGCGCCACACCTCCGGCGGGGACCGCCTGGCGGAGGGGGGCAGCGGCAGTGCCACCGCGTCGCCCCAGCCCAAACGTCGCCTGGCGGACACGCCTGCCCAGCTGCCCAAGTTCTTCCTCAACCTGGAGAAGA AAACACCGGTCCACAGTGGTTCATCGTCTCCTCTGCCCCTGACGCCCAGTAAGGAGGGCAGCGGAGTGTTCTCTGGCCTGGAGAGCCGCAGGAACAACGAGCTCAACGAG GTCTTGAGCTGGAAGCTGACCCCCGACAACTACCCCCAGAGTGACCagccccctccgccctcctacCTGTATGgctcccagcacctcctccgcCTCTTCG TGAAGCTTCCAGAGCTCCTCGGGAAGATGCACATCCCAGAGAAGAACCTCCGGGCCCTGGTCAAACACCTAGAGCTCTTCCTCAG GTTTCTGGCCGAGTTCCACGAAGACTTTTTCCCCGAGTCTGCCTATGTATCGGCCTCTGAGGCCCACTACAACATGAAGCACCCTCGACCTGTCTACTGA